A single window of Ctenopharyngodon idella isolate HZGC_01 chromosome 24, HZGC01, whole genome shotgun sequence DNA harbors:
- the LOC127506896 gene encoding histone H2B, protein MPEPAKSAPKKGSKKAVTKTAGKGGKKRKRSRKESYAIYVYKVLKQVHPDTGISSKAMGIMNSFVNDIFERIAGESSRLAHYNKRSTITSREIQTAVRLLLPGELAKHAVSEGTKAVTKYTSSK, encoded by the coding sequence ATGCCGGAACCAGCGAAATCCGCGCCTAAGAAGGGCTCCAAGAAGGCTGTCACGAAGACCGCCGGTAAGGGAGGAAAGAAGCGCAAGAGGTCCAGGAAGGAGAGTTACGCTATCTACGTCTACAAAGTCCTGAAGCAGGTTCATCCTGACACCGGTATCTCTTCCAAGGCGATGGGTATCATGAACTCTTTCGTCAACGACATCTTCGAGCGCATCGCCGGTGAGTCGTCTCGTCTTGCTCACTACAACAAGCGCTCCACCATCACTTCTAGAGAGATCCAGACCGCCGTGCGTCTGCTGCTGCCCGGAGAGCTGGCCAAACACGCCGTGTCCGAGGGTACCAAAGCAGTGACCAAATACACCAGCTCCAAGTGA
- the LOC127506842 gene encoding histone H3 isoform X1, whose protein sequence is MARTKQTARKSTGGKAPRKQLATKAARKSAPATGGVKKPHRYRPGTVALREIRRYQKSTELLIRKLPFQRLVREIAQDFKTDLRFQSSAVMALQEASEAYLVGLFEDTNLCAIHAKRVTIMPKDIQLARRIRGERA, encoded by the coding sequence ATGGCAAGAACCAAGCAGACCGCTCGTAAATCCACCGGTGGTAAAGCCCCGAGGAAGCAGCTCGCTACCAAAGCCGCCCGTAAGAGCGCTCCAGCCACCGGCGGCGTCAAGAAGCCCCATCGTTACAGGCCCGGGACCGTGGCTCTTAGAGAGATCCGCCGTTATCAGAAGTCCACCGAGCTGCTGATCCGCAAACTGCCCTTCCAGCGACTGGTGAGAGAAATCGCTCAGGACTTCAAGACGGATCTGCGCTTCCAGAGCTCCGCTGTCATGGCCCTGCAGGAGGCCAGCGAGGCTTATTTGGTTGGTCTGTTTGAGGACACCAATCTGTGCGCCATCCACGCCAAGAGGGTCACCATCATGCCCAAGGACATTCAGCTGGCCCGCCGCATCCGCGGAGAGCGCGCCTAA
- the LOC127506862 gene encoding histone H2A → MSGRGKTGGKARAKAKTRSSRAGLQFPVGRVHRLLRKGNYAERVGAGAPVYLAAVLEYLTAEILELAGNAARDNKKTRIIPRHLQLAVRNDEELNKLLGGVTIAQGGVLPNIQAVLLPKKTEKPAKSK, encoded by the coding sequence ATGAGCGGCAGAGGAAAAACCGGAGGCAAAGCAAGAGCGAAAGCCAAGACTCGCTCATCCAGGGCTGGACTGCAGTTCCCCGTCGGCCGTGTTCACAGGCTTCTCCGCAAAGGCAACTACGCCGAGCGCGTCGGTGCTGGTGCTCCTGTTTATCTGGCGGCTGTGCTCGAGTATCTTACCGCTGAGATCCTGGAGTTGGCTGGAAATGCCGCTCGGGACAACAAGAAGACCCGCATCATCCCCCGTCATCTGCAGCTGGCGGTGCGCAACGACGAAGAGTTGAACAAACTTCTGGGCGGAGTGACCATCGCTCAGGGCGGCGTGCTGCCCAACATCCAGGCTGTGCTGCTGCCCAAGAAGACCGAGAAACCCGCCAAATCCAAATAA
- the LOC127506800 gene encoding histone H1-like → MAETAPAPAAAAPAKAPKKKSAAKAKKAGPGVGELIVKAVSASKERSGVSLAALKKALAASGYDVEKNNSRVKIAIKSLVTKGALVQVKGTGASGSFKLNKQQAETKKKPTKKAAPKAKKPAAKKPAAAKKPKTAAAKKPAAKKSPKKAKKPAATAAKKATKSPKKAKKPAAAKKAAKSPKKTKAAKPKAAKPKAAKPKKAAPKKK, encoded by the coding sequence ATGGCAGAAACCGCTCCAGCACCGGCCGCTGCAGCCCCGGCCAAAGCGCCCAAGAAGAAGTCAGCTGCGAAAGCCAAGAAAGCAGGTCCAGGCGTCGGTGAGCTCATCGTCAAAGCCGTGTCCGCATCCAAGGAGAGGAGCGGCGTGTCCCTCGCCGCTTTGAAGAAAGCTCTCGCTGCCAGCGGTTACGACGTGGAGAAGAACAACTCCCGCGTCAAGATCGCCATCAAGAGCCTGGTGACTAAAGGCGCCCTGGTGCAGGTCAAAGGGACCGGCGCCTCGGGCTCATTCAAGCTCAACAAGCAGCAAGCCGAGACTAAGAAGAAACCGACCAAAAAAGCAGCTCCTAAAGCGAAGAAGCCCGCGGCCAAGAAACCCGCTGCTGCCAAGAAGCCCAAGACCGCAGCGGCAAAGAAGCCCGCTGCAAAGAAATCGCCCAAGAAGGCCAAGAAACCCGCCGCAACAGCCGCTAAGAAGGCGACGAAAAGCCCCAAGAAGGCAAAGAAGCCAGCAGCCGCTAAGAAAGCAGCCAAGAGCCCCAAAAAGACCAAGGCGGCTAAACCTAAGGCGGCAAAGCCTAAAGCCGCCAAGCCTAAAAAGGCAGCGcccaaaaagaaataa